A region from the Sulfurospirillum oryzae genome encodes:
- a CDS encoding amino acid permease, with amino-acid sequence MHTKGLSRGLKNRHVQLIALGGAIGTGLFLGVSTTVQMTGPAVLLGYALGGFIAFMIMRQLGEMVVEEPVAGSFSHFANKYWHPFAGFASGWNYWILYVLVGMAELTAIGTFVHFWLPNIPTWASAAFFFVLVNLVNLVNVRIYGEFEFWFSIIKVAAIIAMITFGSYLLISGNGGENAHFSNLWALEGGFFPHGIKGFLMAMVFIMFSFGGLELIGIAAAETDDPSHTIPRATNQVIYRILIFYIGALAVLLSLMPWMQMTKEVTPFVMVFSSLNQNFIAHVLNAIVLTAALSVYNSGVYSNSRMLFGLAVQGNAPKIMMSLNSKGVPVNAVLFSALITGTCVALNYFMPEGAFQFLMALVVSALMVNWFMITFAHLKFRYAKIKEGIEPKFKAFWFPVGNIICILFFAMILIVMLFIDGINISVYLIPAWLVLLAIGYKLSRK; translated from the coding sequence ATGCACACAAAAGGGCTTTCACGAGGCTTGAAAAATAGACACGTCCAGCTTATAGCATTGGGCGGGGCTATTGGAACAGGTCTTTTTTTAGGCGTTTCTACAACTGTTCAAATGACAGGTCCAGCGGTACTTTTAGGGTATGCGCTTGGTGGATTTATTGCATTTATGATTATGCGTCAACTAGGAGAAATGGTCGTAGAAGAACCAGTTGCTGGTTCATTTAGCCATTTTGCAAACAAATACTGGCATCCATTTGCGGGTTTTGCATCAGGCTGGAACTACTGGATACTCTATGTTTTAGTGGGTATGGCAGAACTCACCGCCATTGGCACATTTGTGCATTTTTGGCTTCCAAATATCCCAACATGGGCATCAGCGGCATTTTTCTTTGTCTTGGTCAATCTTGTCAATTTAGTCAATGTTCGCATTTATGGTGAGTTTGAGTTTTGGTTCTCCATCATCAAAGTAGCGGCGATCATTGCGATGATTACGTTTGGTAGTTATTTGCTCATCAGCGGAAATGGCGGTGAAAATGCCCATTTTAGCAACCTTTGGGCGTTAGAGGGTGGATTTTTTCCACATGGTATCAAAGGCTTTTTGATGGCGATGGTGTTCATCATGTTCTCTTTTGGTGGACTTGAGCTTATTGGTATTGCGGCGGCTGAGACGGATGATCCAAGTCATACGATTCCACGTGCGACCAATCAAGTCATCTACCGAATCCTCATTTTTTACATCGGCGCATTGGCAGTTCTTCTTTCCTTAATGCCGTGGATGCAGATGACCAAAGAGGTAACGCCATTTGTTATGGTTTTTAGTAGTTTAAATCAAAACTTTATTGCGCATGTGCTTAATGCCATCGTTTTAACAGCGGCACTTTCGGTTTATAACAGTGGTGTTTACTCCAATTCACGTATGTTGTTTGGTTTGGCAGTACAAGGCAATGCACCTAAAATAATGATGAGCCTAAACAGCAAAGGTGTTCCTGTCAATGCGGTGCTTTTCTCAGCACTTATCACGGGTACATGTGTTGCGCTCAATTATTTTATGCCAGAAGGTGCGTTTCAATTTTTGATGGCATTGGTTGTTTCAGCACTGATGGTTAACTGGTTTATGATTACGTTTGCACACCTCAAATTTCGCTATGCCAAAATCAAAGAGGGGATAGAGCCTAAATTTAAAGCGTTTTGGTTTCCTGTGGGTAACATTATCTGTATTCTATTCTTTGCAATGATTTTGATCGTTATGCTTTTTATTGATGGCATTAACATCTCTGTTTATCTCATTCCAGCATGGCTCGTGCTCCTTGCCATTGGGTACAAACTCTCTCGTAAATAA
- a CDS encoding sulfite exporter TauE/SafE family protein codes for MLVGLAFFGILVGFSSGFFGIGGGTILVPALIYFGYDIKMAIGISVMQMIFSSMFGSYVNYKAGVLQLNSGIFLGFGALFGAALSGFIVKALPQMALLILFAAILSMSIYKFFTAPIEPKSTPNESKLLLFVVGVVIGAIAISTGTGGAIFLTPVLVGFMNWDIKKAVGTTLFFIIFGSISGFISLSANGLVDYNAGVAVGIGSLIGVYFGVKLAHRVEKKVQKRALLILYVVMFVLTVNKILSELNIL; via the coding sequence ATGTTAGTGGGTCTTGCATTTTTCGGTATCTTAGTAGGATTTTCTTCTGGTTTCTTTGGCATCGGTGGAGGAACGATTCTTGTACCTGCTTTGATCTATTTTGGTTATGACATTAAAATGGCAATCGGAATTTCTGTGATGCAGATGATTTTTAGCTCGATGTTTGGCTCGTATGTGAACTATAAGGCCGGCGTTCTTCAACTAAACAGTGGAATTTTCCTAGGGTTTGGCGCACTTTTTGGCGCGGCACTTAGTGGGTTTATCGTCAAAGCATTACCTCAAATGGCACTTTTAATTCTTTTTGCCGCTATTCTTTCGATGTCTATTTATAAATTTTTTACAGCGCCTATAGAGCCTAAAAGTACACCCAATGAGTCAAAACTTTTACTTTTTGTTGTGGGTGTGGTCATCGGTGCGATTGCGATTAGTACAGGAACCGGTGGCGCTATCTTTTTGACACCTGTACTGGTTGGTTTTATGAACTGGGATATTAAAAAAGCGGTTGGAACCACGCTCTTTTTTATCATTTTTGGCTCAATTTCTGGTTTTATCAGCCTTTCTGCCAATGGTTTAGTTGATTACAATGCAGGTGTGGCTGTGGGTATAGGCTCTTTAATTGGTGTCTATTTTGGGGTTAAGTTAGCCCATCGTGTTGAGAAAAAGGTGCAAAAACGAGCCCTTTTGATCTTGTATGTCGTTATGTTTGTATTAACAGTCAATAAAATTTTAAGTGAGTTAAATATCCTATGA
- a CDS encoding outer membrane protein assembly factor BamE, whose protein sequence is MIKNILLTLKKVLITFLAITGFLAILGGIFVWWMTIGVFSHQSFDTKKWNIPLTQELDSTCYRGGMAKDIRDNLLKQGESKQFVENLLGKPDHIRENEYSYVLGMCSGFGFDYDNLHIYFNKQDKIIYSKIRQH, encoded by the coding sequence GTGATAAAAAACATTCTACTGACTCTTAAAAAAGTACTAATTACCTTTTTAGCAATCACAGGATTTTTAGCTATCTTAGGTGGAATATTCGTGTGGTGGATGACAATTGGAGTCTTTTCACATCAATCTTTTGATACCAAAAAATGGAATATTCCACTTACCCAAGAACTAGATTCCACCTGTTATCGAGGTGGTATGGCAAAAGATATTAGAGATAACCTTTTAAAACAAGGTGAAAGTAAACAATTTGTAGAAAATCTACTAGGGAAACCTGATCATATTCGAGAAAATGAATACAGCTACGTTCTTGGAATGTGCAGCGGTTTTGGATTTGACTATGATAACTTGCATATTTATTTTAACAAACAAGATAAAATTATTTATTCAAAAATTCGGCAACATTAA
- the uvrA gene encoding excinuclease ABC subunit UvrA, translated as MIKIYGAKENNLKNINLEIPKNKLVVFTGLSGSGKSTLAFDTLYAEGQRRYIESLSSYARQFLDRVGKPDVEKIEGLTPAIAIDQKTTSKNPRSTVGTITEIYDYLRLLYARVGKQHCHLCGKEISQMSVADIIEQVLKLPPETKLSILAPLVREKKGSFADMIESLRHKGYVRALVDGVMVRLDEEIELSKTKKHTIKVIIDRVVVREENKERIATDIEKALLESYGEVELDISNAEEVGLPTSHIHYSEHLACFDCKISFEPLEPLSFSFNSPKGACPTCDGLGIRYTLDLKKIINEHVSIDEGAIKIFYGFNKSFYAKFLTAYCEAAGINTRIPYEELEEYQQKSILHGGVEEATFFWKKHKLTRKWDGVIKIAYDMLKDEKELGDYMSEKTCDTCGGYRLKKESLAVRLAKKNIADILELPIDQCLAFFQDEKNFASMKSQHKMISEPILKEIKERLFFLFDVGLGYISLGRDARTISGGEAQRIRIASQIGSGLTGVMYVLDEPSIGLHERDTLKLIRTLRNLQKKGNSVIVVEHDKETIKTADFIVDIGPGAGKFGGEIVFKGTNEELLKSNTLTAQYLNGSKVIDYRENRKQDRWIELNNVSINNIQNLDVKIPLGNLVAITGVSGSGKSSLILQTLLPVAKEYLNRAKKVNKVAGVECIGLDQLDKVIYLDQSPIGRTPRSNPATYTGVMDEIRALFAKTKEAQIRGYSVGRFSFNVKGGRCEKCQGDGEIKIEMHFLPDIMVKCDSCKGHRYNAQTLEIKYKGKSISDVLNMSVDEAFEFFKAIPKIHQKVQTLVDVGLGYITLGQNAVTLSGGEAQRIKLAKELSKKDTGNTLYVLDEPTTGLHFADVDRLVKVLHHLTDMGNSVLVIEHNMDVIKNADYMIDMGPDGGSYGGRIIAVGTPLEVAEKAEKNGSYTGKFLALELESEKKK; from the coding sequence ATGATCAAAATTTACGGTGCTAAAGAGAATAATCTTAAAAATATTAATTTAGAAATTCCAAAAAACAAGCTTGTTGTCTTTACAGGCCTTAGTGGAAGTGGTAAAAGTACACTAGCGTTTGATACATTGTATGCTGAAGGACAACGCCGTTACATCGAGTCTCTCTCTTCGTATGCAAGACAGTTTTTGGATCGTGTCGGTAAGCCCGATGTTGAAAAAATCGAAGGGCTAACACCTGCCATTGCGATTGATCAAAAAACAACGAGTAAAAACCCACGCTCTACGGTGGGAACGATTACTGAGATTTATGACTATTTGCGTCTGCTTTACGCACGTGTAGGAAAACAGCATTGTCATCTGTGCGGTAAAGAGATTTCACAGATGTCGGTGGCTGACATTATTGAGCAGGTTTTAAAACTGCCTCCTGAAACCAAACTTTCCATCCTCGCCCCTCTGGTACGTGAGAAAAAAGGTAGTTTTGCCGACATGATCGAATCATTGCGACATAAAGGCTATGTCCGTGCTTTAGTCGATGGTGTTATGGTACGTTTAGATGAGGAAATAGAGCTTTCAAAAACCAAAAAACATACCATTAAAGTTATTATTGACCGTGTGGTGGTTCGTGAAGAGAATAAAGAGCGTATAGCAACCGACATCGAAAAAGCACTTTTAGAGAGCTATGGCGAAGTGGAGCTTGACATCTCCAATGCCGAAGAAGTAGGGCTTCCTACTTCTCACATTCATTACAGCGAGCATTTAGCCTGCTTTGACTGTAAGATCAGCTTTGAGCCGTTAGAGCCGCTCTCCTTTTCATTTAACTCACCCAAAGGTGCATGTCCAACGTGTGATGGTTTGGGCATTCGCTATACACTTGATCTTAAAAAAATCATCAATGAGCATGTAAGTATTGATGAGGGCGCTATTAAAATCTTTTATGGCTTTAACAAAAGCTTTTATGCGAAGTTTTTAACAGCCTACTGCGAAGCCGCGGGTATTAATACACGCATTCCGTATGAGGAACTTGAAGAGTATCAACAAAAATCCATTTTGCATGGTGGCGTTGAAGAGGCGACTTTCTTTTGGAAAAAACATAAACTCACCCGCAAATGGGATGGTGTCATTAAAATTGCCTATGATATGCTCAAAGATGAAAAAGAGCTGGGTGATTATATGAGCGAAAAGACGTGCGACACGTGTGGTGGGTATCGTCTGAAAAAAGAGAGTTTGGCGGTTCGTTTGGCGAAGAAAAATATCGCCGATATTTTAGAACTTCCCATCGATCAGTGTCTTGCCTTTTTCCAAGATGAAAAGAATTTTGCTTCGATGAAATCACAACACAAAATGATCTCGGAGCCTATTTTAAAAGAGATCAAAGAACGTCTTTTCTTCCTTTTTGATGTGGGACTTGGCTATATTAGTTTAGGACGCGATGCGAGAACCATTAGTGGTGGCGAGGCACAACGTATTCGTATTGCTTCGCAAATTGGCAGTGGGCTCACGGGGGTTATGTATGTTTTAGATGAGCCAAGCATCGGTTTGCATGAGAGGGATACCCTCAAACTCATCCGAACGTTGCGCAACTTACAGAAAAAAGGCAATTCGGTTATTGTTGTTGAACACGACAAAGAGACCATCAAAACAGCAGATTTTATTGTCGACATAGGACCAGGTGCTGGAAAGTTCGGTGGAGAGATTGTTTTTAAAGGTACGAATGAAGAGCTTTTAAAAAGCAATACGTTGACGGCTCAGTACCTTAATGGTAGTAAAGTGATTGATTATCGTGAAAATAGAAAACAAGACCGATGGATAGAACTAAACAATGTTTCGATTAACAATATTCAAAACCTTGATGTGAAAATCCCTCTGGGAAATCTTGTCGCGATTACGGGTGTGAGTGGCAGTGGTAAGAGTTCACTCATTCTTCAAACCCTTCTTCCTGTGGCAAAAGAGTACCTTAACCGTGCGAAAAAGGTCAACAAAGTAGCAGGTGTAGAGTGCATAGGACTTGACCAGCTTGATAAAGTAATTTACCTTGATCAAAGCCCGATAGGAAGAACACCCCGTTCAAATCCTGCGACATACACAGGTGTAATGGATGAGATAAGAGCTTTATTTGCTAAAACCAAAGAGGCGCAAATAAGGGGTTACAGCGTTGGTCGTTTCTCCTTTAACGTCAAAGGTGGTCGTTGTGAGAAGTGTCAGGGCGATGGTGAGATTAAGATAGAAATGCACTTTTTGCCTGACATCATGGTCAAATGCGACAGTTGTAAAGGGCATCGCTATAACGCGCAAACTTTAGAGATCAAATACAAAGGAAAGTCCATCTCTGATGTTTTAAATATGAGTGTTGATGAGGCTTTTGAATTTTTCAAAGCTATTCCTAAAATTCATCAAAAAGTACAAACGCTTGTTGATGTTGGTTTGGGGTATATAACGCTAGGTCAAAATGCGGTGACGTTAAGTGGCGGCGAGGCACAGCGTATTAAGCTTGCAAAAGAACTGAGCAAAAAAGATACAGGCAATACCCTCTATGTTTTGGATGAACCAACGACAGGGTTACATTTCGCCGATGTGGACAGACTGGTAAAAGTGTTACACCATCTCACAGATATGGGTAACAGTGTTTTGGTCATTGAACATAACATGGATGTCATCAAAAATGCAGACTATATGATCGACATGGGACCCGATGGTGGTAGCTACGGAGGGCGTATTATCGCAGTTGGAACGCCTTTAGAGGTTGCAGAAAAAGCAGAGAAAAATGGAAGTTACACAGGTAAATTTTTAGCCTTAGAGTTAGAGTCAGAAAAGAAGAAGTAG
- a CDS encoding AEC family transporter, producing MNIALSILAIYVFILLGYIAKKIFKDELGERGMVILSVYFLHPIFSFWGLSTKPMSLELLQVPLYYVLFSLLTIAVSFVFARVFFEDVKERSIMTIAAAINNTGNLGIPLGIAIFGEASIIYTSMMSVANTLMTYTLGVFFYSAGTSSMKQAFLNIFKLPVIWAAMFALGLNFAGIVIHPTLFKSLEMGAYCTVVLQLMIFGMYLYNMKLGELNYKLLLHVNLIKFVIMPIITAWLLFFVLPLEPFVASVIFLELIVPLAVTNVNIAALYDCKPIDVASLILFTSLLFIPFLLIVSYALNYFGIAHFG from the coding sequence ATGAACATAGCTCTTTCCATCCTTGCCATTTATGTTTTCATTTTACTTGGCTACATCGCCAAAAAAATCTTCAAAGACGAGTTAGGTGAGCGTGGTATGGTCATTCTCTCCGTCTATTTTCTGCACCCCATCTTCTCGTTTTGGGGACTCTCCACAAAACCAATGAGTTTAGAGCTGTTGCAAGTGCCGCTTTACTATGTGCTTTTTTCACTTCTGACCATCGCGGTCAGTTTTGTTTTTGCACGAGTATTTTTTGAAGATGTCAAAGAGCGTTCCATTATGACGATCGCAGCGGCGATTAACAACACGGGAAATTTAGGCATACCGCTTGGCATTGCCATCTTTGGAGAAGCGTCCATCATCTACACCAGCATGATGAGTGTCGCCAATACGCTCATGACCTACACGCTAGGCGTTTTCTTCTACTCTGCAGGCACCTCGAGCATGAAGCAGGCGTTTTTGAACATTTTCAAACTGCCCGTTATATGGGCGGCAATGTTTGCACTTGGGCTTAATTTTGCAGGCATTGTGATTCATCCTACGTTATTTAAGTCATTGGAAATGGGTGCATACTGCACCGTTGTGCTTCAACTCATGATCTTTGGCATGTACCTTTACAACATGAAACTAGGCGAGCTTAACTACAAACTGCTTTTACATGTAAACCTCATCAAGTTTGTCATTATGCCCATCATTACGGCATGGCTGCTCTTTTTTGTGCTTCCGCTAGAGCCGTTTGTTGCCTCAGTCATTTTCTTAGAGCTTATTGTTCCACTCGCCGTTACCAACGTGAACATTGCCGCACTTTATGACTGCAAGCCCATAGATGTCGCCAGTCTTATTCTCTTTACCTCGCTTCTTTTTATACCTTTTTTGCTGATCGTAAGTTACGCCTTGAACTATTTTGGCATCGCACATTTTGGCTAA
- a CDS encoding HugZ family protein, with amino-acid sequence MKDFIATIQTAIIGTLDKNSHPFSSYAPYIYDANRFYVYISDIATHAKNIQKDPRASLFFVEDESKTDNLFARKRVSLQCNSQKIERGCERFETVLELFAKKFDVKMVATLKKMTDFNLYEFKVNYGEATFGFGKAYFIGGENMDELVERTGDNPHHGVK; translated from the coding sequence ATGAAAGATTTTATAGCAACCATTCAAACCGCCATCATCGGCACACTCGATAAAAACAGCCATCCTTTTAGTTCTTACGCGCCTTACATTTACGATGCAAACCGTTTTTACGTTTATATCTCAGACATTGCAACACACGCTAAAAACATTCAAAAAGATCCTAGAGCTTCACTCTTTTTTGTTGAAGATGAGAGTAAAACAGACAATCTTTTTGCACGAAAACGCGTCAGTTTGCAATGCAATAGCCAAAAAATTGAACGAGGATGCGAGCGTTTTGAAACGGTCTTAGAACTCTTTGCCAAAAAGTTTGATGTTAAGATGGTTGCAACCCTTAAAAAAATGACGGACTTTAATCTCTACGAGTTCAAAGTGAATTACGGCGAAGCGACATTTGGGTTTGGCAAAGCGTATTTTATCGGTGGGGAAAATATGGACGAATTGGTAGAGCGAACAGGCGATAATCCGCATCATGGGGTGAAGTGA
- a CDS encoding ArsC/Spx/MgsR family protein, with translation MVFQPKKEVIFYEKTGCSGNARQKALLREHGICLDVRSLLDTKWTKATLEAFFEGLTPKEMLNSFAPQLKEGFVVEAYTKDALIEKMLETPILIRRPLLQIGEVKLCGFDIAKLNELLHVKMPTPEHINACLSSDTCNNA, from the coding sequence ATGGTTTTTCAACCCAAAAAAGAGGTCATTTTCTACGAAAAAACGGGTTGCAGTGGAAATGCCCGCCAAAAAGCACTTTTGCGTGAACATGGCATTTGCCTTGATGTCAGAAGTCTTTTGGATACCAAATGGACGAAAGCCACATTAGAAGCTTTTTTTGAAGGGTTAACGCCTAAAGAGATGCTCAACTCGTTTGCCCCACAACTAAAAGAGGGCTTTGTTGTAGAAGCGTATACGAAAGACGCACTGATCGAAAAAATGTTAGAAACGCCCATTTTAATTCGTCGCCCACTCTTGCAAATCGGTGAAGTGAAGCTCTGTGGTTTCGACATCGCCAAACTCAATGAACTCTTACATGTAAAGATGCCAACGCCCGAACACATTAACGCCTGTTTAAGTAGTGATACATGCAACAATGCCTAG
- a CDS encoding MarR family winged helix-turn-helix transcriptional regulator: MKNQRLISLSSRLAEKANKFIIAELKKYELSDIAPSHGDILSLLFDGNAYEMGEIAKKIHRTKPTVTVLVEKLEKSGYVQRIKSDVDARFTKVSLTKKGFELQPMFEAISQDLNALAYAGLRDEEALLLEILLEKAIVNFEKKE; this comes from the coding sequence ATGAAAAATCAAAGACTCATATCGCTTTCAAGCAGACTTGCTGAGAAAGCCAATAAATTTATCATTGCTGAACTTAAAAAATATGAACTTTCTGATATCGCACCTAGTCATGGAGATATCTTGAGTTTGTTATTTGATGGTAACGCCTATGAGATGGGTGAAATCGCAAAGAAAATTCATAGAACAAAGCCAACGGTGACTGTTCTGGTTGAAAAACTTGAAAAGAGTGGCTATGTGCAACGCATCAAATCAGACGTTGATGCGAGGTTTACAAAAGTTTCACTTACTAAAAAAGGGTTTGAACTTCAGCCTATGTTTGAAGCTATTTCCCAAGACCTAAACGCTTTGGCTTATGCAGGGCTTCGAGACGAAGAGGCATTACTGTTAGAAATATTGCTTGAAAAAGCCATTGTTAATTTTGAAAAGAAAGAATAA
- a CDS encoding cupin domain-containing protein: MEKLGQNYKVISCGNIQSLGRVVLHDTLALTGAEVSVNELPAGVSVPFVHAHKNNEEIYVVLSGKGFLFIDGDEFEIKEGDAFRIDPKGERCIKAGDTSSLRFICVQAKANTLEGFTETDGLPAASKPSWL, encoded by the coding sequence ATGGAAAAGTTAGGACAAAATTATAAAGTTATCTCATGTGGAAATATTCAATCTCTTGGTCGTGTTGTACTGCACGATACATTAGCGCTCACAGGTGCAGAAGTTTCGGTCAATGAACTTCCAGCAGGTGTGAGTGTTCCTTTTGTACATGCGCATAAAAACAATGAAGAGATTTATGTGGTGCTCAGTGGAAAAGGCTTTTTATTTATTGATGGCGATGAGTTTGAAATCAAAGAGGGCGATGCCTTTCGCATAGACCCCAAAGGGGAGCGCTGTATTAAAGCGGGCGATACAAGCTCTCTTCGTTTTATCTGTGTTCAAGCCAAAGCCAACACACTTGAAGGTTTTACAGAAACCGATGGACTGCCTGCTGCGTCAAAACCCTCTTGGTTATAA
- the thiC gene encoding phosphomethylpyrimidine synthase ThiC, whose product MSKVLDNLEKIDSSYIQNFPSSKKIYIQGSRSDIQVPMREITLSPTSLRDGTFEENPPLHVYDTSGVYTDPTVKIDLHKGLEPLRAKWIEERNDTEQLEDFSSIYFHKRHDDQELNALRFPNLKKPRRAMSGKNITQMHYAKKGIITPEMEYVAIRENCNLEEARKNKLLGAQHKGEHFGANLPEVYTPEFVRQEIAAGRAVLPLNVNHPEAEPMIIGRNFMVKINANIGNSATTSSIEEEVEKMLWSTRWGGDTVMDLSTGKNIHETREWILRNSAVPIGTVPIYQALEKVNGIAEDLTWEVFRDTLIEQAEQGVDYFTIHAGVRLAYVPMTAKRLTGIVSRGGSIMAKWCLHHHKENFLYTHFEEICDIMKAYDVAFSLGDGLRPGSLYDANDEAQFAELETLGELTKIAWKHDVQVMIEGPGHVPMQKIKENMTKELEDCFEAPFYTLGPLVTDVAPGYDHITSAIGAAQIGWYGTAMLCYVTPKEHLGLPNREDVKEGIIAYKIAAHAADLAKGFPGAQIRDNAMSKARFEFRWYDQFNIGFDPDRAREYHDKTLPVESAKVAHFCSMCGPKFCSMKISQDVRDYAAKIGAEDVSVALEKGMEEQAEHFKESGGQIYQ is encoded by the coding sequence ATGAGTAAAGTACTCGACAATCTTGAAAAAATAGATTCATCTTACATTCAAAACTTCCCAAGCTCTAAGAAAATTTACATACAAGGATCACGCTCTGACATTCAAGTCCCGATGCGTGAAATTACACTCAGCCCAACCTCTTTGAGAGATGGCACTTTTGAGGAAAATCCACCGCTTCATGTGTACGACACTTCGGGCGTTTACACCGACCCTACTGTCAAGATCGACCTCCACAAAGGCTTAGAGCCACTACGCGCAAAATGGATCGAAGAGCGCAATGATACCGAGCAATTAGAAGATTTTAGCTCTATCTATTTTCACAAACGCCACGACGACCAAGAGTTAAACGCCCTTCGCTTCCCAAACCTTAAAAAACCACGCCGTGCTATGAGTGGCAAAAACATCACGCAAATGCACTATGCCAAAAAAGGCATCATCACCCCTGAGATGGAGTATGTTGCCATTCGTGAAAACTGTAACCTTGAAGAGGCGCGTAAAAACAAACTTTTAGGCGCACAACACAAAGGCGAGCATTTTGGTGCCAACTTACCAGAGGTTTACACCCCTGAATTTGTCCGCCAAGAGATCGCCGCAGGTCGCGCGGTACTACCTCTCAATGTCAACCATCCTGAAGCCGAGCCGATGATAATAGGTCGTAATTTCATGGTCAAGATCAACGCCAACATCGGTAACTCTGCTACCACTTCATCCATTGAAGAAGAGGTAGAGAAAATGCTTTGGTCAACACGATGGGGTGGTGATACAGTCATGGACTTGTCCACAGGCAAAAACATTCATGAAACCAGAGAGTGGATACTCCGCAACTCTGCTGTGCCTATCGGTACCGTGCCGATTTACCAAGCCCTAGAAAAGGTCAATGGCATCGCTGAGGACCTTACGTGGGAAGTATTTCGTGACACACTCATCGAGCAAGCGGAACAAGGCGTGGACTACTTTACCATTCACGCAGGTGTACGCCTTGCTTACGTGCCGATGACCGCAAAACGGCTGACTGGCATCGTCTCTCGTGGTGGAAGCATCATGGCAAAATGGTGTCTGCACCATCACAAAGAGAACTTCCTCTACACCCATTTTGAAGAGATCTGCGACATCATGAAAGCTTACGATGTTGCCTTTTCACTCGGAGACGGCTTGCGCCCTGGTTCACTCTACGATGCCAATGACGAAGCGCAATTTGCCGAACTTGAAACCTTAGGAGAACTTACTAAAATCGCATGGAAACACGACGTCCAAGTGATGATCGAAGGACCAGGTCACGTGCCGATGCAAAAGATCAAAGAGAACATGACCAAAGAGCTTGAGGACTGTTTTGAAGCGCCCTTCTACACCCTTGGACCGCTCGTTACCGACGTTGCTCCGGGGTACGATCACATCACCTCAGCTATCGGCGCGGCACAAATCGGTTGGTACGGCACAGCAATGCTCTGCTACGTCACCCCAAAAGAGCACTTAGGACTACCAAACCGTGAAGACGTCAAAGAAGGCATCATCGCCTACAAAATCGCCGCCCATGCCGCAGACCTAGCAAAGGGCTTTCCGGGTGCGCAAATCCGTGACAACGCCATGAGCAAAGCCCGTTTTGAATTTAGATGGTATGACCAGTTCAACATAGGCTTTGACCCTGACCGCGCCCGTGAATACCACGACAAAACCTTGCCAGTAGAGAGTGCCAAAGTCGCCCATTTTTGTTCCATGTGTGGACCAAAATTTTGCTCTATGAAAATCTCGCAAGATGTAAGAGATTATGCTGCTAAAATCGGTGCTGAAGATGTAAGTGTGGCATTAGAAAAAGGCATGGAAGAACAAGCAGAACACTTTAAAGAGAGTGGCGGACAGATTTATCAATAA
- a CDS encoding chemotaxis protein CheX, with amino-acid sequence MKNAVIEATENFCSTILCELPQLVENFGKEFYGSAISLIENECEHTWYLLFEKSALNEIAKNLLFEDNLCEDDLDDLLKEISNQIIGSAKVILEAKNPHIDYHLNVPEFMGNVSAPFPISFQETFPYQVKNSTFIIGR; translated from the coding sequence ATGAAAAACGCTGTTATTGAGGCAACTGAAAATTTCTGCTCAACGATTTTATGTGAACTTCCACAACTTGTTGAAAATTTTGGCAAAGAATTTTACGGCTCGGCGATTTCACTGATTGAAAATGAGTGTGAACACACATGGTATCTGCTTTTTGAAAAAAGTGCCCTTAATGAAATTGCTAAAAATCTCCTCTTTGAAGACAACCTTTGTGAAGACGATTTGGATGATCTTTTAAAAGAAATTTCCAATCAAATCATCGGTTCTGCCAAAGTGATCTTAGAAGCGAAAAATCCTCACATCGACTACCACCTCAACGTCCCTGAATTCATGGGCAATGTATCGGCTCCTTTTCCTATTTCATTTCAAGAAACCTTCCCTTACCAAGTCAAAAACAGTACCTTTATCATCGGCAGATAA